The Primulina huaijiensis isolate GDHJ02 chromosome 10, ASM1229523v2, whole genome shotgun sequence region TTCAATCTGGAACGAAATCGAGTCGTCGGCGATTTTCGAACCCCGAGCACTTTCAACCACCTTCGACCCATGAGATGAAAACCCTAGAGAAAGCCCCTTGGTCGTGGTTGGCAGCAAGGTtgaatccataaaaaaaaaaaaaaaaaaggagctGTAAAATGAATCAAAAGCTCCAAAAAGAACCTAAAACAACCAACAGCGTCAGCAGCAGCGACAATAACAAGAACAGCAGCGGAAGCAAAATCGAGGTGCGTCGAAGCAGCGTGATATTCCCATCCAAATCTAATCTAATAACTCCAAGAATTGGATTGAGATAAGACCAAACAAGATATTAAATGAATTTTGAAGAGACATGGGGGAGAGGATGAACCTGGACAAGACGAGTAAATTCAGGCTAGCCTAGAATCTCATAGCTCTGATTCCATCACGCTTTTTCCTAtcgatataatattttatgagtatttaaataaaatataaattaggTATTACTAGTTtactaataaatataaaaaatgtcaaataaaaataaaaataaaaatgagtaATTGTATTAAAATCCTTTTgacctaatttatttattcttaagcttacaaactctcaatagatattttatttttgtaactctataattcacccaaaaccgtttatctaattttatttgaaaaactgCAATTTTCAAAAAGCTTTCTAACAAAACCATACATAACAGTTCAATtccaattttattaaaaaatcgaTTAACCACACCGCGATCATCCCTCGtaaaaataactaattttgATGCCGTGtcatatatttttcataaataaaaaacatacTTTAACATATAGGAATTagttaaatatatcaaaattcaatcATATCGATATTATGTCAATAATTGATGtcgtaatatattttttaataaataaaaaatatactttaACATATACGCATAATATTagtaaaatatatcaaaattcaataaaatcgaTATCGTTcactaataatttttataaatctactttcttaaaaataaaactaactCGAAACGATAAATTAATTATCgtcttttcttttaaatataaaaatgcaacaTCATTCATAGCACATAATAAATTATACAGTAAATATTGTTTTACCTAGAAAAGtattattgattaattaatttggaAGTAACATTTATCAGATATTGTCAAAATCAAGTTAAATTGCAAAGATTGCAATTGGATCCATCTCTTCATGCAGCATAGAAAGTTGACTACAATGAGAAACGCATTTCTATTATGCAACTCCAAGGTTAGAATCAAATGCATTTCATTTCCCAAAGAATATCTGAGAAATGGTTCTAGCATCGACCATGAAGAAACTTACTCAAGTTGTAGGCCATGAAGGTAGAACTCTTCCCCCACTATTCTGATCAATCTCACCAACTTCAACATCAAATAAgctatcatcaaaatcaatatcttCGTATTGGTACTCACACTTGAGATTGTTGTTCAAATTTGTTCCCAGACTCTTATCAACCTTTTTCACCAACCTTTTCTTGGACCTGCCAGTGCTTTCAACTAAGAATTCATCGTCATTTGAATTTGTATTTGAAACTCTAGCGGTGGCCCGTCTTCTCCTCTTTGAATCCGTGCTATCATTGCTACTGCTGCTATTTTTGTCCTTGTAATAATCCCTAATGGTAGCTTCAATGGTTTCCAGTACTCGATCGCCATATTTGGTTATTTTTGCTCTGAAATTAAAACATTGGTTATGTTTGCAAGTTTCTTAGATGAATTTAATTGGAAGGTCTCACTTACTTGCCAATACCATTAATCTCTAAGAGTTCATCTTTGTTTCTTGGAATCCTTTTACTGATATGCTGCAGTGTAGCATTTCTACGAACAAGAACCAACGGCAAAAGAAAAAGTTTAGGACAGATATAGTGCTTGTTGAGTAGTTCCTTCGAGCGAACTATTAACAGAGAGAACAAGCGTAGAAGTGTACCCAAAAATGTGATATGCCATGACCCCTTCTCCAGCTTCCTTGACTAGGACTGTTCTGAGCATTCGCAATGCAGAATATAATTTGGCTGAAAGGTTCTGTAGAGAAACAAGACAACACGGaataaattattgaacctaagCTAGAGGGTAGGAATAGAAAAACGATGAATCCTATTATTACCAAATCAACTTCAGAGTGGGGCTCGGCAGGAATATCTACTGGTGGAGGACTTTGTTTTCCTGATGTCAATGATCCTTTTGCAGGAGTGGCCTCAGATCGACCTGATTTCAATGGTTTACCAGAAGATGGGAATCTACATGGAAGACAATGTCATTATAATGATGACAAACTACAACATCGTGGAGGAGTAGGGAAAGAAATTGGAGTGTCCAACCAAATTTTAAGATAAATTGTTTGAGCTGACAATGATCCTCAGTACTGCTATATGAATACAGACTTGGCCGATGATGAATCCTTATTTGCAAGACAAATTTTGTGTCGTAAATCAACACCATGgtcttaaatttcaaaaaaagcGCAAGTTAGAAAAGGGGGGTGACTTGAAAAAAAAAGCAGCAactatgaaaatgttttttattttgtgtagagaaaaaaacaaaaaaagatggGGCATTTAGCAAAAGCTTTAACATGAGATAAGTTATCAAATCAATGGGACAAGTTCAGAGCAGAATGTCAACGAATCATTTCTTTGAAAAGATTATCTAATAGTCATTTGATTAAGAATGTTGAATATTTCAATGCTCCAAAATAAAAAGTACGATTATTTCAAGAATCAGAGGGATTGAACCTTAATTTAATCGTCTGGCCACAGGCAAAGAGATTGTAAACCCCGGATTCATTAACCTGATGATTAAAAAAAGGCAATATTCAAAGGATGCTATCAGATAAATAACTATAAACTATTAAATGTATGTGGGTGTATCAGAAGAAACAAGAGAGGGTGTACTAGAGTGAGGAAGACACACGTTCTTCTTCTCGTGAGTTTTCTATAGATGCTCTCTTGTATATTAAAAAACATTGAAAAGAAAGCCTGTTTTACCTTTAATAGCGATGATACTGATCCATATAAATCACTTTTTTTCACATCCTCCATCAGAATGTCCTCGATCACAAGGTGACGCAACACACGGGACGCTTCATCCTTGGCCAAATGTTTTCCAGCTCCATGCATGCTCAAAGTCTCATGTCTGTGTTTCTTAACCTAAGTTTGGTATCAGGATAATGTTAAACAAAGTACCACATAAGTaaaaatcaacaaagttttGATCATTAGGACATACAAACTGGTTTAAGGAACCCCTGTAGACCTCCAATATATGGGCCGACGAAAAATGTTGTCCTGTTGTCTTTACCAGTTCAACCTATGTAACATGTCACACAACAATTTTCAGTTAAAAGTTGTAAATAAATTGTATTTCTAACACATGCCCATCTAAGGATAAAAGAACCAAATACATCTATGAGAAAGAATTTCATggcataaataataaataagaacATCCTAACCAGCTGCTTCGCAATTTCCGTGACATCTTTTTCGATGAAGCTTAAATTTTTTGAACAATTATCACAAGTTTTCTGGCAGTTTAAAGAATCAAATTTTTCTCCAAAGTGAATGAGCTGTAGGAGACGCCGACAATCAACATCATTCTCACAATAGCTAACCTGAAAATATGTtgctaaaatatattaataatttagtGATGCTAAGTGCATCACAAACAAAATTCTATCTATACCATTCGCAGGAGATTCTCTGTGTTCGTCTCCAATAACCTCCCCGAAGGTGCTGTACTTGCACGCTTATATCCTGGTGCAAATATTGTTTGCTCTACCACTCCTTGACTTATCATATGCTTCACCCGAATCTGcagaaaaagtcaaaaagttGACAGGCGTGCATTAACACAAGCATGAAGAAATGCAAACCATTCAAACAAATCCAAAAAAGAACTAAAAACATGAAAGAGAGAATGAGAAAAGATGTCCTTTTCTTATGACTTACATAATCACTATAGCTGTAGTACAACACACAAGACGAAGCCTGGCCATCTCTTCCAGCACGACCGCACTCCTGCACTCCACAACTCAATATCCAAGCATATAAgatatatatttacaataaaataagTACATAAAAACAAGGATGCATTGCTACAGGAGATTACCTGGTGGTAGCCTTCAATAGATTTCGGAAGGGAATGGTGAATGACAAACCGGACATCAGGTTTATTTATACCTAAAATATCTGTGTCAGCACGTCACTGAAAATGACTCCAAAGACAGCATTACAGTCTGAAACCATACCCATCCCAAATGCAACTGTTGCACATATTATGTTAATCTCGTCCTTGCTCCACTGTCTCTGTGTCATTGCACGGTGGTCGGTGTCCATGGAGCCATGGTAGAAAGCTGCTTTATGTCCATATTGCTGGAAGACACACGCATCACcacttaaaaaattacaaagaCATTATACGAATTAATGCCTACAATTCTACATTAATTTGACAGTGAGGAACTCTGCTCACAGAATTTACCAACTAGAGCCAACCACGGTTCCCTACAAAACATGAATCTAAATTGGAACCATCTCCAAAAACTAGAGGCAAACTATTTTTGTATCAATTCTAAAACTGAAACAAAAACCAAGGATTTTCTGGTTCCTAGAATGTAGAGATAAGAAACCAAAATCAATTGTTTTACAGCTTACACTAGGCTCCTTTAAGATAgaggtttgtttgtttttatcatAACTGCATGAACTGTAACAAAAATCGTAGATTAAGTTATGGTTTACAGACAACTTAATTTATATAAGTTAAACTACTTATTTTATATAAGTGAAattcaaaccctatttttaTTTCGTTTAtgctaaaaaattaatatattgtaatacaattgttaaattgttaaatttaaTTAGCTTAAATACCtcacaaataattcaaatattttgctTTTTACGATTGAAAAATATATCTTCaaattgattcaaaatcaaactGAAAATCGAATCTGAACATTCGGGTATCGGAACTGGAACTGTCAATTTTAGAACCATAATCAAACCTGTTTTCCAACAGCTGCTATCACCCCCAACGGTATTTCAACTATTGAAATTCAGTAGTAAgaagaaattaaattattttccaaaaaaatgaGGTAAGTATGAATCAAGAAAAGTTAATTTGATGTCTAAAATACTAAAAGAATATTACTAGGTGACGCTACTCCCTGGCAAGCTGTACAGGTAACGGGCATATTTTTACAAACCCATGTTTAAACATATGCGCTCCATGTAGTTTAATACAAATGCAACATATGACTTATGAGTATAGGAAACCATTAGGAAGTTCATTGAAAGAGATGAATACCTAAACAAAACAGACCAAATAATAGGccatgtttgaaaaaaaaaatcttcataCTTAATATTGACTTCTTTAAAACCATTGGTGTGCCTATTAGAAGGGAATTACCCTCAAATCTGCACATAAAAATATGACTTAATGTTTATAGACACACCTTATTTTAGACATACGAATTACAAATATATTAGCTAAAGATATTATTTTCCACTTGCAATTAAATTAGCAAATCTTTGAAGATGAGCTGAGGTTCTATAAAAGAAACCATTAAATGACATAGGCATCTAAATTAGATTATAAGAAAAAAGGGTtgcttaaataaaaaattgttccagatgcttaaataaaaaattgttccaGATAAATACCTAATTACCTATTAATACATTCTATGAATCAAGTAATGTCTTAAACTGCTGCCAAATAAATACACATTCATAAAAGGaggattttcattttttttaaatatatgatcAATGAGAACCTTTTTTCATTTATTCCACAAGCAGTACCTCACACACAAGAAGTTTGAGGGCAGACATACATAAATTATTTTGCCTCGTTAACGTCGAGAGCAAAAACAGGggcggattttttttttttttgtatcatcATAACCTCATATTAGGAAAGAAGAGAAGAGAATGGTTCATCTTATCCACATAATTTCAGCTTCCCAGTTCACATGAACATAAGGAGATATACCTGCAACTTTTCAGCAACCTTTTCACAATCCATTCTTGAAAGACAATAAATGATCCCACATTCGTCAAAATGGTTCTCCTTGATAAACTTGTCAATATCTTCCACACACTTCTTTGTCTTAGGAACAACAGAATATCTGCAATTTTTCGCAGCATTACGCATTAATGTAATGCAAGCATTATAAATTAAACTTAAAACTTACCGTAAATTTGGGCGGTTAAAACTTTGCCGAAAAACAATGCAATTTACTAAACCAAGAGCCTGCACAACATCTTCCTTCACACTGATTGTGGCGGTAGCAGTCAAGGCAAGCACAGGTATAGATGGAAATTTCTGTTTCAATATGCCGAGACACTGCATAGATAAATACTCGAGTTAGGCCAAGATCCTAAAATGTGAGATTCTGGAAAAAGCACATGACAGCACCAATAACGATTGCAACCATGCCAAACGCAAATGAAAACTGAAGAAAATTTTCTGTTTCCTACAAAATGGAATAAAAAAGATCGGAATAATAAAGAAATGGCAGTCAAAACAACTAAATAAGTGTCCCTCAAATACTAAAGAAAATTGGACATACAAAACCTGGTAATCCGGTCTAAAATCATGTCCCCATTGGCTAACACAATGAGCTTCATCAATGACAATCCGAGCAAGAGAATCACGAGCATGTAGGCTTTCTAAGTGACGCAGCAGGACATCACTTCTGCAGAAATGAATGAATCATGCTAATCCATTTGCTtttgtgcaaaaaaaaaatccactGGATATGTTTTCCTAAACACATTCTGGTTCTCATCATAAATAATCCTAGCAACCTTGAGATGGAtatcagtttgtgcagaatatagttgaattattctcaattaaaaagaaagtcaaatggcttccAGCTGAAATCCCATTGGCACAAACGAAATTTAACAGCtaaaacaatcattttatttgataaaacaGCATCATGTCTTCTTTTAAGATTAAGATATTctatatttgtgtattttattcTCTCGATAAAGGAGTGTTTATTAAATAATCACATTCAATCATATGTTAAAGACCCGTAATGACTTCCTTAGTACAACAACATATCCAAAGAAACTGGACAACTAGTCTAACATTGACAGTGTGATGTATCGTGTATACTAACCAAAGGAGGTGCACGGCAGTGTAGACAAAATTTTGTCTATACATATGATGGAAAAATCACACAAATACATAGACACGCACTTTTGTCAATTTTTGAATTTCTAACAGACTTTTACACAAGCGACTGATTTGCTTGAAACCCACATAAAATGAAGCTGATAGAATTCATTTCAATTTTAGCTCACCGTATAGAATGTATATAACCATGGGTGCATAGAGCAATGACTTCGTAGATGTATGAAATACAGACACCTAGAACATCAATATCAgcagtatttttttttatctaagaTGTGTATGATAAAAGAAATCAGTTTCACAGTAGAAGACAAGAATGAAGACCGTGTGGCTCAAAATTGAGTAGTAAGAACTGAAGCAGAACAAAATATTATGCAAGTTTATCTCAAGATTGAATGAATTTCTAAGTAAATAGAGACTTGTAATGCATTAAGGCTTAATGGGACTATACTTTGCACAAATAAGAAATAATAACAAACTAACTGGACTTGGACTTAAAAGTCTCAACACCTTATGGCTAAATTACAACTTCCAGAATGTAGCCATAAATAATTAAGTGTGGATTTCAGGATAAAGCTTTAGGATCTAGGAAAACTTTACTCACTTGGCCACTTTCTCTGGGGTGACATACAACAGCTTGTATTTGCAGTAATCTGAATTAAGCTCTCTAAGAATCTCCTGCTGCTCAGACCAATCCATGTTGGCATTTAGATAAGCCGCTGGTATATTTGCCTAGTTTGATTTTGACAAGAATAATTATGTTACTGCCATTTCTCAAAGTTTACGATGCAGTAAGGCGTAACTCAATAAGTATGGTGGAAAATTTACCTGTAGCAGGTGCATTATTTGGTCTTGAATGAGAGAAACAAGAGGTGAAATGACCAAAGTTATTCCTGGACAGATGAGGGCTGGGAGCTACAAGAAATCAGCATTCAGAGACCACATCAAATGTCAGTTTACAGGGTACAGCATGGAACTCCAACAAGCAACATAAAATCCAGTTTGAACAGCTGGTAAAATAAAAGTTACAGTACAGAAATTATCCCTAAAATCAATGCATCAATAGATAAGTGAGTGCAAAAAAATGAACATTTAGCACAGCTTGTCCACATTATATTTAATAACATGCAAATTTTTATGCAATATTAGCACTGAAAAGCAACTTCTTAGGTGACAGAATTATTGCAGCATATATAGAAACATTTTTGTACAATCAAGATAAAAATATCACTTTTCACATTTTAAGATGAGTACAATGAATTTTTTTCCCAGAAAAGTGAAAGTACTACGGTCCTACAGTAGACAAAGTGTGATCCCTGAAAATGTGAGTCTTCTGGCTAGCTATGATTTAGATCAAAGCGACCACTAAGAATATAATATTCAGAttaaattttcatcaaattCTAGAACTTTAGCATTGAAAATGGTCCTGAGTACAAAAATCTGTTAAAcagaaaaataaatgataaagaTGAGAAACACCAGTAAAGGCATTTCCAATGTTCCTCATTCAAAATCTTAACAATTAATCTGATATAAATGGAATGATAACGCTGATCAATCATCTCTTATTCTCCGCATAGATTTCattgaaaaaattttaaaaatggatGAGACTAATTTAATTTCACCTG contains the following coding sequences:
- the LOC140986595 gene encoding ATP-dependent DNA helicase Q-like 4A isoform X1; translation: MKEIHTRGSNSNGDKISSNRPLKINWQEHANAHYDFSRQDKFLSANFLFSLPTQKPQIGEAMDARSMVCQFQDVSVQNVQVEKAWKLLTGLQLNSRNYTKPGKTLPLSEHADATSRRATQQCSSDSKSKFSGTTRMHQSLGESHIQSSKVEEDRQVVMQSGSYSTNDRFQVQNINGVARKSAAYARATVGSKSTYSERIVDDDVLENIDVDQIVMNHFQSSSTPQPTISKHPPFTPAILEEKNLPSELCLNCSHDIKLGLCSEASNHLQEMKDSLINISNDLIDNIDEMSSEKVEKLRLQRQQLNKQIQQLEKYLRSTSVNEERMPPNFSAFKATKMAFQCETPPTVPFRIDPKKLDSEFQVNNEPDGIDRWGSSFSFYSTDRVGISAASVGREAYVPKYIEVNYIEGSTDKKWSSREFSWTRELEANNKRVFGNHSFRPNQREVINATMSGYDVFVLMPTGGGKSLTYQLPALICPGITLVISPLVSLIQDQIMHLLQANIPAAYLNANMDWSEQQEILRELNSDYCKYKLLYVTPEKVAKSDVLLRHLESLHARDSLARIVIDEAHCVSQWGHDFRPDYQCLGILKQKFPSIPVLALTATATISVKEDVVQALGLVNCIVFRQSFNRPNLRYSVVPKTKKCVEDIDKFIKENHFDECGIIYCLSRMDCEKVAEKLQQYGHKAAFYHGSMDTDHRAMTQRQWSKDEINIICATVAFGMGINKPDVRFVIHHSLPKSIEGYHQECGRAGRDGQASSCVLYYSYSDYIRVKHMISQGVVEQTIFAPGYKRASTAPSGRLLETNTENLLRMVSYCENDVDCRRLLQLIHFGEKFDSLNCQKTCDNCSKNLSFIEKDVTEIAKQLVELVKTTGQHFSSAHILEVYRGSLNQFVKKHRHETLSMHGAGKHLAKDEASRVLRHLVIEDILMEDVKKSDLYGSVSSLLKVNESGVYNLFACGQTIKLRFPSSGKPLKSGRSEATPAKGSLTSGKQSPPPVDIPAEPHSEVDLNLSAKLYSALRMLRTVLVKEAGEGVMAYHIFGNATLQHISKRIPRNKDELLEINGIGKAKITKYGDRVLETIEATIRDYYKDKNSSSSNDSTDSKRRRRATARVSNTNSNDDEFLVESTGRSKKRLVKKVDKSLGTNLNNNLKCEYQYEDIDFDDSLFDVEVGEIDQNSGGRVLPSWPTT
- the LOC140986595 gene encoding ATP-dependent DNA helicase Q-like 4A isoform X2 — encoded protein: MKEIHTRGSNSNGDKISSNRPLKINWQEHANAHYDFSRQDKFLSANFLFSLPTQKPQIGEAMDARSMVCQFQDVSVQNVQVEKAWKLLTGLQLNSRNYTKPGKTLPLSEHADATSRRATQQCSSDSKSKFSGTTRMHQSLGESHIQSSKVEEDRQVVMQSGSYSTNDRFQVQNINGVARKSAAYARATVGSKSTYSERIVDDDVLENIDVDQIVMNHFQSSSTPQPTISKHPPFTPAILEEKNLPSELCLNCSHDIKLGLCSEASNHLQEMKDSLINISNDLIDNIDEMSSEKVEKLRLQRQQLNKQIQQLEKYLRSTSVNEERMPPNFSAFKATKMAFQCETPPTVPFRIDPKKLDSEFQVNNEPDGIDRWGSSFSFYSTDRVGISAASVGREAYVPKYIEVNYIEGSTDKKWSSREFSWTRELEANNKRVFGNHSFRPNQREVINATMSGYDVFVLMPTGGGKSLTYQLPALICPGITLVISPLVSLIQDQIMHLLQANIPAAYLNANMDWSEQQEILRELNSDYCKYKLLYVTPEKVAKSDVLLRHLESLHARDSLARIVIDEAHCVSQWGHDFRPDYQCLGILKQKFPSIPVLALTATATISVKEDVVQALGLVNCIVFRQSFNRPNLRYSVVPKTKKCVEDIDKFIKENHFDECGIIYCLSRMDCEKVAEKLQQYGHKAAFYHGSMDTDHRAMTQRQWSKDEINIICATVAFGMGINKPDVRFVIHHSLPKSIEGYHQECGRAGRDGQASSCVLYYSYSDYIRVKHMISQGVVEQTIFAPGYKRASTAPSGRLLETNTENLLRMVSYCENDVDCRRLLQLIHFGEKFDSLNCQKTCDNCSKNLSFIEKDVTEIAKQLVELVKTTGQHFSSAHILEVYRGSLNQFVKKHRHETLSMHGAGKHLAKDEASRVLRHLVIEDILMEDVKKSDLYGSVSSLLKVNESGVYNLFACGQTIKLRFPSSGKPLKSGRSEATPAKGSLTSGKQSPPPVDIPAEPHSEVDLVIIGFIPNYILHCECSEQS